A single region of the Sphingomonas sp. LY29 genome encodes:
- a CDS encoding OmpA family protein has product MRLRIATPLGCLLLLTGCGDREDVTATNDQVRTPSGEQRRSTFRSTSTANVPAPSTRKSSLVSIAQLKADLGARTTVRGLLVELPTDVLFDYDAADVRADANSTLDKLATLARNQQGAIQVEGHSDGNGDDAYNLALSKRRADAVVGALVQRGVEAGRLRAVGLGETKPVAPNASPDGADNPAGRQRNRRVDVILPL; this is encoded by the coding sequence ATGAGGCTCCGCATCGCGACTCCATTGGGCTGCTTGCTGCTGCTGACGGGGTGCGGTGACCGTGAAGACGTCACCGCCACGAACGACCAGGTACGGACGCCAAGTGGCGAACAGCGCCGGTCGACCTTCCGATCGACGTCGACCGCAAACGTGCCCGCTCCCTCGACGCGTAAGTCGTCGCTGGTCAGCATTGCGCAGTTGAAGGCTGATCTTGGCGCACGGACGACGGTACGCGGGTTGCTGGTAGAGCTGCCGACCGACGTGCTGTTCGACTATGATGCCGCCGACGTGCGTGCAGATGCCAATTCGACGCTCGACAAGCTGGCAACGCTCGCGCGCAACCAGCAGGGCGCGATCCAGGTCGAAGGGCATAGCGACGGGAACGGCGACGATGCTTACAACCTCGCTCTCTCGAAGCGCCGCGCGGACGCGGTGGTGGGTGCGTTGGTCCAGCGCGGTGTCGAGGCCGGTCGCCTTCGCGCCGTCGGGCTGGGCGAAACCAAGCCGGTCGCGCCCAATGCGTCGCCCGACGGCGCCGACAATCCTGCCGGCCGACAACGGAATCGCCGCGTCGACGTCATTCTGCCGCTATAA
- the sppA gene encoding signal peptide peptidase SppA, which produces MRFVRAVWKLLVGVKDALVLVFMLLFFGLLYAALSSRPTAIEDGVLAMDLDGVIVEQASRPDPFSTLAGGTMTREHQLRDLVATLNKARDDDRVKAVALDLDGFLGGGQASLASLGQALDAVRKSGKPVVAFATGYTDDRYQLAAHASEIWMPSLGALAVAGPGGNNLYYKGLMDKLGVTANIYRVGTYKSAVEPYTRNDMSPEARENAQALGDALLQTWRDDIARARPAAAGGLSRMLADPVGVTRAARGDLAQAALQLKLIDRIGERGGYEARLAELGGKDDKTAHGYKRIGLAAYREQAVTEDKGPIGVVTIAGTIVDGTAGPGSAGGETIADAIDKGVAKGNLKALVVRVDSPGGSALASERIRQSILKAKQRKIPVVVSMGDVAASGGYWVATPGDYIFAEPSTITGSIGVFGVLPSFQGSLAKLGVGADGVKTTPLSGEPDLLNGPSEAAGALIQAGVEQIYTRFLAIVAQSRRKTPADIDRIAQGRVWDGGTARQLGLVDGFGDMDEAIAKAAELAKLGEDERGLTYLDQEKSFADTLMESFASEEEDDAEAPADALATLSPAPEALLVRAIADLQMIMSGPTIQARCLSCPPTSAAPQLSDADRSWVARWLSLN; this is translated from the coding sequence ATGCGGTTCGTTCGTGCGGTGTGGAAGTTGCTGGTCGGCGTAAAGGACGCGCTGGTCCTCGTCTTCATGCTCCTGTTCTTCGGCCTGCTTTATGCGGCGCTGTCCTCACGCCCGACCGCGATCGAGGACGGCGTGCTGGCGATGGATCTCGACGGCGTGATCGTCGAACAGGCGTCGCGTCCCGATCCCTTCTCGACCCTCGCCGGCGGCACCATGACCCGCGAACATCAGCTTCGCGACCTCGTCGCCACGCTGAACAAGGCGCGCGATGACGACCGGGTGAAGGCCGTCGCGCTTGACCTCGACGGATTCCTCGGCGGCGGGCAGGCCTCGCTCGCGTCGCTCGGCCAGGCGCTCGACGCGGTTCGCAAAAGCGGCAAGCCTGTCGTCGCCTTCGCAACTGGATACACTGACGATCGCTACCAGCTGGCGGCGCACGCGTCCGAAATCTGGATGCCCTCGCTCGGCGCGCTGGCGGTTGCCGGCCCCGGCGGCAACAACCTCTATTACAAGGGGCTGATGGACAAGCTTGGCGTGACCGCCAACATCTATCGCGTCGGAACCTACAAGTCGGCGGTCGAGCCCTATACCCGCAACGACATGTCGCCCGAGGCGCGCGAAAATGCGCAGGCTTTGGGCGACGCGCTGCTCCAGACGTGGCGCGACGATATCGCCCGCGCGCGCCCCGCCGCCGCTGGTGGCCTCTCGCGGATGCTGGCCGATCCGGTCGGTGTCACCCGCGCCGCGCGCGGCGACCTAGCGCAGGCCGCGCTCCAGTTGAAGCTGATCGATCGCATCGGCGAGCGCGGCGGATATGAGGCGCGCCTCGCCGAGCTTGGCGGGAAGGACGACAAGACCGCGCACGGCTACAAGCGCATCGGCCTTGCCGCTTACCGCGAACAGGCCGTTACCGAAGACAAGGGACCGATCGGCGTCGTCACCATTGCCGGGACGATCGTCGACGGCACCGCCGGACCCGGCAGCGCGGGCGGCGAAACCATCGCCGACGCGATCGACAAGGGCGTCGCCAAGGGCAATCTGAAAGCGCTTGTCGTCCGCGTCGACAGCCCGGGCGGATCGGCCCTTGCGTCTGAGCGTATCCGTCAGTCGATCCTGAAGGCCAAGCAGCGCAAGATCCCGGTGGTCGTATCGATGGGCGACGTCGCCGCGTCGGGCGGCTATTGGGTCGCGACGCCGGGCGACTACATCTTTGCCGAACCGTCGACCATCACCGGGTCGATCGGCGTGTTCGGTGTTTTGCCCAGCTTCCAGGGCAGCCTCGCCAAGCTGGGTGTCGGCGCCGACGGCGTGAAGACGACCCCGCTGTCGGGAGAACCCGACCTGCTCAACGGCCCATCGGAAGCCGCGGGCGCACTGATTCAGGCGGGGGTCGAGCAAATCTACACCCGTTTCCTGGCGATCGTTGCCCAATCGCGCCGCAAGACCCCCGCCGACATCGACCGCATCGCGCAGGGCCGAGTGTGGGACGGCGGAACGGCGCGCCAACTTGGGCTGGTCGACGGCTTCGGCGACATGGACGAGGCGATCGCCAAGGCTGCTGAGCTTGCCAAGCTTGGCGAGGACGAGCGCGGTCTCACCTATCTCGATCAGGAAAAGAGCTTCGCCGACACGCTGATGGAATCGTTCGCGAGCGAGGAAGAGGACGATGCCGAGGCACCCGCCGACGCGTTGGCCACGCTCTCGCCGGCGCCGGAAGCTTTGCTGGTCCGCGCGATCGCCGACCTTCAGATGATCATGTCGGGTCCGACCATCCAGGCGCGCTGCCTGTCCTGCCCGCCGACATCGGCGGCGCCGCAGTTGAGCGACGCCGACCGGAGCTGGGTGGCGCGGTGGCTTAGTCTGAACTGA
- the odhB gene encoding 2-oxoglutarate dehydrogenase complex dihydrolipoyllysine-residue succinyltransferase, with translation MATDVKVPTLGESITEATIGQWLKKPGDTVALDEPIASLETDKVSVEVPSPVAGTLAEQLFGEGDTVEVGAIIARVGEGGAAAATPTPAPAAEPTPAAAPAEQAASATTNPAGPAETPLPRGDDHAPGSESALRLSPAVRRAVLEKGVDPSAIKGSGKDGRLTKDDVLAAAKSKGPDSAPAAAPAHAEAPTAAPAPAATGNRSEERVKMTRLRQTVATRLKEAQNTAALLTTFNDVDMSAVIDARARYKDLFEKKHGIRLGFMGFFVKAVALAARDVPAVNARIEGDEIVYSNFLDVSVAVSAPKGLVVPVIRGADSMSFAEIEKAIAGYGKKAKDGTLSMDDMKGGTFTISNGGVFGSLLSTPIINPPQSAVLGMHRIEDRPVAKDGQVVIRPMMYLALSYDHRLIDGREAVTFLVRVKEAIEDPTRLLIDL, from the coding sequence ATGGCCACCGATGTCAAAGTCCCGACACTGGGCGAATCGATCACCGAAGCAACCATCGGCCAGTGGCTGAAGAAGCCCGGCGACACGGTCGCGCTCGACGAGCCGATCGCCAGCCTGGAAACGGACAAGGTCAGCGTCGAAGTGCCGTCGCCGGTCGCCGGCACGCTCGCCGAGCAGCTGTTCGGCGAAGGCGACACCGTCGAGGTCGGCGCGATCATTGCGCGCGTGGGTGAGGGCGGCGCTGCCGCTGCGACGCCGACTCCAGCGCCTGCCGCCGAGCCGACGCCCGCCGCCGCTCCCGCCGAGCAGGCTGCGAGCGCCACCACCAATCCGGCTGGCCCAGCCGAGACCCCGCTGCCGCGCGGCGACGATCATGCGCCCGGATCGGAATCGGCGCTTCGGCTGTCGCCGGCTGTCCGCCGCGCGGTGCTGGAGAAGGGCGTCGATCCGTCGGCGATCAAGGGCAGTGGCAAGGACGGTCGTCTGACCAAGGACGACGTGCTCGCCGCCGCAAAGTCCAAGGGGCCGGATTCCGCCCCGGCTGCCGCGCCTGCTCATGCCGAGGCACCGACCGCCGCGCCCGCTCCCGCGGCGACCGGCAATCGCAGCGAAGAGCGCGTCAAGATGACTCGTCTTCGCCAGACGGTCGCGACGCGCCTGAAAGAAGCGCAGAACACCGCCGCGTTGCTGACGACGTTCAACGACGTCGACATGTCGGCAGTCATCGACGCACGCGCCCGCTATAAGGATTTGTTCGAAAAGAAGCATGGCATCCGCCTTGGCTTCATGGGCTTCTTCGTGAAGGCGGTCGCGCTGGCGGCACGCGACGTTCCCGCGGTCAATGCGCGGATCGAAGGCGACGAGATCGTCTACTCTAATTTCCTCGACGTCTCGGTCGCGGTATCGGCGCCCAAGGGGCTGGTCGTGCCGGTCATTCGCGGCGCCGATTCAATGAGCTTCGCCGAGATCGAAAAGGCGATCGCCGGCTATGGCAAGAAGGCCAAGGACGGCACGCTCAGTATGGACGACATGAAGGGCGGCACCTTCACCATCTCCAACGGCGGCGTGTTCGGTAGCCTGCTGTCGACCCCGATCATCAACCCGCCACAGTCAGCGGTGCTGGGGATGCACCGGATCGAGGATCGTCCGGTCGCGAAGGACGGTCAGGTCGTGATCCGTCCGATGATGTACCTGGCGCTTTCCTACGATCACCGCCTGATCGACGGTCGCGAGGCGGTTACCTTCCTCGTCCGCGTCAAGGAAGCGATCGAAGACCCGACGCGTCTGCTGATCGACCTGTAG
- the groES gene encoding co-chaperone GroES, with amino-acid sequence MGFRPLHDRVLVRRVEAEEKTAGGIIIPDSAKEKPQEGEVVSIGTGTRSETGTITPLDVKAGDRILFGKWSGTEVKVDGEDLIIMKESDILGIIG; translated from the coding sequence ATGGGTTTCAGGCCGCTTCATGATCGAGTCCTCGTCCGCCGCGTCGAGGCCGAGGAAAAGACCGCTGGCGGGATCATCATCCCCGATTCGGCCAAGGAAAAGCCGCAGGAAGGCGAAGTCGTCTCGATCGGCACCGGCACTCGCTCGGAGACTGGCACGATCACGCCGCTCGACGTCAAGGCCGGCGACCGCATTCTGTTCGGCAAGTGGTCGGGCACCGAGGTCAAGGTCGACGGCGAAGACCTGATCATCATGAAGGAAAGCGATATCCTCGGGATCATCGGCTGA
- a CDS encoding MATE family efflux transporter yields the protein MPSASPWTAEFKATLSLAWPLILANLTMAAIQATDVVLMGWLGPRPLAASALGLNLNFAFSLICLGLVTASSPMMATALGRSRANLREVRRTFRQSLWLIVTVVPPIWLLLWNAEPLIRGLGQDPGLAADAALFLKGYMWSLLPFLVFQAMRNFVSALERPGWILSISLVGIVLNALLGYGLIFGHFGLPELGIIGGGLASSIVWFLLAIALGVVIVRDRQFRRFHVFARWWRPDWPRYRRLWRLGLPIGLAMGFEGGVFSAAAYLMGLIDAESVAAHAVALQIAALSFMVPWGLAQAATVRVGLFLGQDDRAGIGRAGWVAWTMGVVFMAAMALVIWLVPRDLMTIFLDDTPANARVIALGVTFLGIAAIFQVVDGAQVVGAGMLRGLHDTRVPMIFTFIGYWAIGIGAGAWLAFAQDWNGVGIWTGLAIGLAIVAALMLWRWNRREALGLVGVHKI from the coding sequence ATGCCCTCCGCTTCTCCCTGGACCGCCGAGTTTAAGGCGACGCTTTCGCTGGCGTGGCCGCTGATCCTCGCCAACCTGACGATGGCGGCGATCCAGGCGACCGACGTGGTGCTGATGGGCTGGCTGGGGCCGCGCCCGCTGGCGGCATCGGCGCTGGGGCTCAATCTCAACTTCGCGTTCAGCCTGATCTGCCTTGGACTCGTCACCGCCTCGTCGCCGATGATGGCGACCGCGCTCGGCCGCAGCCGTGCAAACCTGCGCGAAGTGCGCCGGACTTTCCGCCAGTCGCTGTGGCTGATCGTGACCGTAGTTCCGCCGATCTGGCTGCTGTTGTGGAATGCCGAGCCGCTCATTCGCGGGCTGGGGCAGGACCCGGGCCTCGCCGCCGACGCCGCCCTGTTCCTCAAGGGCTATATGTGGTCGCTTCTGCCGTTCCTGGTTTTCCAGGCGATGCGCAACTTCGTCTCGGCGCTCGAACGGCCGGGCTGGATCCTGTCGATCAGCCTCGTCGGGATCGTGCTCAACGCATTGCTCGGTTACGGCCTGATCTTCGGCCATTTCGGCCTGCCCGAACTGGGGATCATCGGCGGCGGCCTGGCGAGCAGCATCGTCTGGTTCCTGCTCGCCATCGCGCTTGGCGTGGTCATCGTACGTGATCGGCAATTCCGCCGTTTCCACGTCTTCGCGCGCTGGTGGCGGCCCGACTGGCCGCGCTACCGGCGGCTGTGGCGGCTTGGCCTGCCGATTGGCCTGGCGATGGGCTTCGAAGGCGGGGTGTTCAGCGCTGCCGCTTACCTGATGGGTCTGATCGACGCCGAGAGTGTGGCCGCGCACGCGGTGGCGCTGCAGATCGCGGCGCTGTCGTTCATGGTGCCGTGGGGACTGGCCCAGGCGGCAACGGTTCGCGTCGGCCTGTTCCTGGGACAGGACGACCGCGCCGGGATCGGACGCGCCGGCTGGGTCGCGTGGACGATGGGAGTCGTGTTCATGGCAGCGATGGCGCTGGTCATCTGGCTGGTCCCGCGCGACCTGATGACCATCTTCCTCGACGACACGCCCGCCAACGCCCGCGTCATCGCGCTGGGCGTCACCTTCCTCGGCATCGCCGCGATCTTCCAAGTCGTCGACGGTGCGCAGGTCGTCGGCGCCGGCATGCTGCGCGGGCTCCACGACACCCGCGTGCCGATGATCTTCACCTTCATCGGCTATTGGGCGATCGGCATCGGCGCGGGGGCGTGGCTTGCTTTCGCGCAGGATTGGAACGGCGTCGGCATCTGGACGGGGCTCGCGATCGGCCTCGCCATCGTCGCAGCGCTGATGCTGTGGCGCTGGAACCGGCGCGAGGCGTTGGGACTCGTCGGCGTCCACAAAATCTGA
- a CDS encoding 2-oxoglutarate dehydrogenase E1 component, whose product MAIDREQGPSWARPNWPVAELDPVNLGLDPTEATIEKVGATASAMASAAGVTDEAAIRRAAEDAIRAMMLIRLYRVRGHLAAKLDPLGLAHHEFPYELTPACHGFSEGDLDRKIWLGGVLGFDSASIREIVAVLQANYCGTVGLEYMHINDLEERRFLQDRMEGKEAEIVFTPEGKQAILDKVIHGEQWEKFLARKYVGTKRFGLDGGESAVPALESIIKYGGVMGVTEITVGMAHRGRLNVLANVMGKPHRAIFHEFAGGATNPADVGGSGDVKYHLGTSSDREFDGNKVHLSLVPNPSHLEAVDPVVLGKSRAVQTTRGDKHGKTVLPVLLHGDAAFAGQGIVAECFGFSGLPGYGTGGTIHFVINNQVGFTTSPQFARSSPYPSDIAKSVQAPILHVNGDDPEAVTFACKLAIEYRQTFGRDIVIDMWCYRRFGHNEGDEPSFTQPLMYAAIAKHPPISKIYGDRLIAEGVVDQAWIDERTKQFTTFLEGEFEAGSSYLPNKADWFEGRWTGMGRPGEPVDARRNVNTAMPDEQFDRLSALLTKVPDGFTIHKTLGRILDAKAKTLANGQGIDWATAEALAFGSLAEDGWRVRLSGQDSGRGTFSQRHAVWVDQSNGDKFIPLRTIEREGAPLFEVRDSPLSEYGVLGFEYGYSIADPKTLVLWEAQFGDFMNGAQTMIDQFIAAGEAKWLRASGLVLLLPHGYEGQGPEHSSARPERFLQLCAEDNIQVANCTTPANYFHILRRQMLRGFRKPLVIMTPKSLLRHKLAVSTRDDFTGEGHFRRILSDLAPPEAGTTRRLVLCSGKLGYELMEARNAGGDTGTEILRVEQLYPFPSEPLVKRLAAMPALEELVWAQEEPRNNGAWTFVEHRLERCLAEAGHSGKRPRYAGRAAAASPATGLAKRHAAEQAALIADALGHSSQPVTSSATAPASAKAS is encoded by the coding sequence ATGGCGATCGATCGCGAACAGGGACCCAGCTGGGCACGGCCGAACTGGCCGGTGGCCGAACTCGACCCGGTAAACCTGGGGCTGGACCCGACCGAGGCGACGATCGAAAAGGTCGGCGCCACGGCGTCGGCGATGGCGAGCGCCGCAGGCGTCACGGACGAAGCGGCGATCCGCCGCGCCGCCGAAGACGCGATCCGGGCGATGATGCTCATCCGGCTGTACCGGGTTCGCGGTCATCTGGCGGCGAAGCTCGATCCGCTCGGCCTCGCGCACCACGAATTTCCATATGAGCTGACCCCGGCCTGCCACGGCTTTTCGGAAGGCGACCTCGATCGCAAGATCTGGCTGGGCGGCGTGCTTGGCTTCGATTCCGCCTCCATCCGCGAGATCGTCGCGGTGCTTCAGGCCAATTACTGCGGCACCGTCGGCCTCGAATATATGCACATCAACGACTTGGAGGAGCGTCGCTTCCTCCAGGATCGGATGGAGGGCAAGGAGGCCGAGATCGTCTTCACGCCCGAGGGCAAGCAGGCGATCCTCGACAAGGTCATCCACGGCGAGCAATGGGAGAAATTCCTTGCTCGCAAATATGTCGGCACCAAGCGCTTCGGCCTCGACGGCGGCGAAAGTGCGGTCCCGGCACTCGAATCGATCATCAAGTATGGCGGCGTGATGGGCGTCACCGAGATCACGGTGGGCATGGCGCACCGCGGGCGCCTTAACGTGCTCGCCAACGTCATGGGCAAGCCGCACCGCGCGATCTTCCACGAGTTCGCCGGCGGCGCGACCAACCCGGCCGACGTCGGCGGGTCGGGCGACGTCAAATATCACCTCGGTACCTCGTCGGACCGTGAGTTCGACGGCAACAAGGTGCACCTCAGCCTCGTCCCCAATCCGTCGCACCTCGAAGCGGTCGACCCGGTCGTGCTGGGCAAGAGCCGCGCCGTGCAGACCACGCGTGGCGACAAGCACGGCAAGACGGTGCTTCCGGTGCTGCTGCACGGCGACGCAGCCTTTGCGGGGCAAGGGATCGTCGCGGAATGCTTCGGTTTCTCGGGGCTCCCGGGCTACGGCACCGGGGGGACGATCCACTTCGTCATCAACAACCAGGTCGGCTTCACGACCAGCCCGCAGTTCGCGCGCTCGTCGCCCTATCCGTCGGATATCGCGAAGTCGGTCCAGGCGCCGATCCTGCACGTCAATGGCGACGATCCCGAAGCGGTGACCTTCGCGTGCAAGCTGGCGATCGAATATCGGCAGACCTTCGGCCGCGACATCGTCATCGACATGTGGTGCTATCGCCGCTTCGGACACAACGAAGGCGACGAGCCCAGCTTCACCCAGCCGCTGATGTACGCCGCGATCGCCAAGCATCCGCCGATCAGCAAGATCTACGGCGATCGGCTGATCGCCGAAGGCGTGGTCGACCAGGCGTGGATCGACGAGCGCACCAAGCAGTTCACGACCTTCCTCGAAGGCGAGTTCGAGGCGGGCAGCAGCTATTTGCCCAACAAGGCCGACTGGTTCGAAGGTCGCTGGACCGGCATGGGTCGCCCCGGCGAGCCGGTCGATGCGCGCCGCAACGTCAACACGGCGATGCCCGACGAGCAGTTCGACCGCCTGTCGGCGTTGCTGACCAAGGTCCCCGACGGCTTCACCATCCACAAGACGCTTGGCCGCATTCTCGATGCCAAGGCTAAGACGCTGGCCAATGGTCAGGGCATCGACTGGGCAACCGCGGAAGCGCTAGCGTTCGGCAGCCTGGCCGAGGATGGCTGGCGCGTGCGCCTGTCGGGCCAGGATTCGGGCCGCGGCACCTTCAGCCAGCGACACGCGGTGTGGGTCGACCAGAGCAATGGAGACAAATTCATCCCGCTGCGCACGATCGAACGCGAGGGCGCGCCTTTGTTCGAAGTGCGCGACAGTCCGCTGTCCGAATATGGCGTGCTGGGATTCGAATATGGCTATTCGATCGCCGATCCGAAGACGCTGGTGCTGTGGGAAGCGCAGTTCGGCGACTTCATGAACGGTGCACAGACGATGATCGACCAGTTCATCGCCGCGGGCGAAGCCAAGTGGCTTCGCGCCTCGGGCCTCGTGTTGCTGTTGCCGCATGGCTACGAAGGGCAGGGCCCCGAGCACAGCTCGGCACGCCCTGAGCGCTTTCTGCAATTGTGCGCCGAGGACAATATCCAGGTTGCCAATTGCACGACGCCGGCGAACTACTTCCACATCCTGCGCCGCCAGATGCTGCGTGGGTTCCGCAAGCCGCTGGTGATCATGACGCCCAAGTCGCTGCTTCGCCACAAGCTGGCTGTATCGACGCGTGACGACTTCACCGGTGAAGGACACTTCCGCCGAATTCTGAGCGACTTGGCGCCGCCCGAAGCCGGGACAACACGTCGCTTGGTGCTTTGTTCGGGCAAGCTTGGCTACGAACTGATGGAAGCGCGCAATGCCGGTGGCGACACCGGCACCGAGATCCTGCGCGTCGAGCAGCTTTATCCGTTCCCGTCCGAACCACTGGTCAAGCGGCTCGCGGCAATGCCCGCGCTCGAGGAACTGGTCTGGGCGCAGGAAGAACCGCGCAACAATGGTGCGTGGACCTTCGTCGAGCATCGCCTCGAGCGCTGCCTTGCCGAGGCCGGTCATTCGGGCAAGCGTCCGCGCTATGCCGGTCGCGCCGCCGCCGCATCGCCAGCAACCGGGCTTGCCAAGCGCCACGCGGCCGAACAGGCAGCCTTGATCGCCGACGCGCTGGGGCATAGCAGCCAGCCAGTCACCTCCTCCGCCACCGCACCCGCCTCCGCCAAAGCCAGTTAA
- the lpdA gene encoding dihydrolipoyl dehydrogenase, giving the protein MADFDYDLIVIGAGPGGYVAAIRAAQLGLKTACAEGRETLGGTCLNVGCIPSKALLHASELYAEAKSGSLAKFGIDLQGASLNLDQMHGEKAKAVKELTGGIEFLFKKNKVDWLKGYAAFESANSVKVGDQIVTAKNIMIATGSSVTPLPGVEVDNDGGVIVDSTGALALPKVPEHMVVIGGGVIGLELGSVWLRLGAKVTVVEYLDQILPGMDEEVRKESAKIFKKQGFDIKTGTKVTGANVSGGKATLTVEPAKGGEASTIEADAVLVAIGRKPNTDGLGLDKVGLSLNKRGQIDTDHDFRTAVPSIWAIGDVIPGPMLAHKAEDEGIAAAENIAGQTGIVNHAVIPSVVYTHPEIAGVGLSEEQAKEAGHELKVGKFPFMANSRAKTNRDTDGFVKVIADAKSDRVLGVWIISSLAGTMIAQAAQAMEFGATSEDIAYTCHAHPTHAEALKEAAMAVQGKPIHI; this is encoded by the coding sequence ATGGCTGACTTCGACTACGACCTGATCGTCATCGGTGCCGGACCCGGTGGCTATGTCGCCGCGATCCGCGCGGCGCAACTGGGCCTGAAGACCGCCTGCGCCGAAGGGCGTGAGACGCTCGGCGGCACCTGCCTCAACGTCGGCTGCATTCCCTCGAAGGCACTGCTTCACGCGTCGGAGCTTTATGCCGAAGCCAAGTCGGGCAGCCTCGCCAAGTTCGGGATCGACCTTCAGGGTGCGAGCCTCAATCTCGACCAGATGCATGGCGAAAAGGCGAAGGCGGTCAAGGAACTGACCGGCGGGATCGAATTCTTGTTCAAGAAGAACAAGGTCGACTGGCTGAAGGGCTATGCCGCTTTCGAGAGCGCCAACAGCGTCAAGGTCGGCGACCAGATCGTGACCGCCAAGAACATCATGATCGCGACGGGATCGTCGGTGACTCCGCTTCCGGGCGTCGAGGTCGATAATGATGGAGGTGTGATCGTCGATTCGACCGGCGCGCTCGCGCTCCCCAAGGTGCCCGAACACATGGTCGTCATCGGCGGCGGGGTGATCGGGCTCGAGCTTGGAAGCGTGTGGCTTCGGCTTGGCGCGAAGGTCACCGTGGTCGAATATCTCGACCAGATCCTGCCCGGCATGGACGAGGAAGTGCGCAAGGAAAGCGCCAAGATCTTCAAGAAGCAGGGCTTCGACATCAAGACCGGGACCAAGGTCACCGGCGCAAATGTGTCGGGCGGGAAGGCGACGCTGACGGTCGAACCGGCCAAGGGCGGGGAGGCGTCGACGATCGAAGCCGATGCGGTGCTCGTCGCCATCGGTCGCAAGCCGAACACCGACGGCCTTGGCCTCGACAAGGTCGGCCTGTCACTCAACAAGCGCGGGCAGATCGACACCGATCACGACTTCCGCACCGCGGTGCCGTCGATCTGGGCGATCGGCGACGTCATCCCCGGCCCGATGCTGGCGCACAAGGCTGAGGACGAAGGCATTGCCGCGGCCGAGAATATCGCGGGCCAGACGGGAATCGTGAACCATGCGGTGATTCCGTCGGTGGTCTATACCCACCCCGAGATCGCGGGCGTCGGCCTCAGTGAAGAGCAGGCCAAGGAGGCCGGGCACGAGCTGAAGGTCGGCAAGTTCCCGTTCATGGCGAACAGCCGCGCGAAGACCAATCGCGACACCGACGGTTTCGTGAAGGTGATTGCCGATGCCAAGTCCGACCGCGTGCTTGGCGTGTGGATCATTTCCAGCCTTGCCGGAACGATGATCGCGCAGGCGGCGCAGGCCATGGAGTTCGGCGCGACGTCGGAAGACATCGCCTACACCTGCCACGCGCATCCAACGCACGCCGAGGCGCTGAAGGAAGCGGCGATGGCGGTGCAAGGCAAGCCGATCCACATCTGA